The Pseudobdellovibrionaceae bacterium DNA segment CGCACCCACAGCAACTAATATAAACCAAGGGGTTTTGTTTGTGTCTGTAGAGTGGATTCGCCCTAACAAAAATCAACCACGAGACATTTTTAACGACGAAGCTTTGCAGGCTTTGTCTCAATCTATTAAGGTGCAAGGAATTTTGCAACCCATAGTGGTAAGGTCTTGCGGAGAACGAGCCTTTGAAATTATAGCAGGAGAAAGACGATGGAGAGCGGCTCAAAAAGCGGGCTTAAGCAAGGTTCCTGTTATTGTTAAAGAAGCCAATGATAAGCATTCTGCAGAGTTAGCTTTAATAGAAAACATACAAAGAGAAGATTTAAACCCTATGGAAGAAGCAGAAGCTTTACAAAAATTACTAAATACACAAGGGGTTACTCAGCAGGTTTTGGCAGATAGGCTGGGAAAAAACCGCGCCTCTTTAGCTAATTTATTAAGATTATTAAATTTAGACACAGAAGTGCGTAAGCTTTTAAGGGAAAACAAACTATCTTTAGGGCAAGCGAAGTTATTGTTAAGTTTAGAAGGCTTAGGGCTACAAAAACGATTTGCTTATTTAGCGGTTAAAAAAGATTTAAGCGTACAAGCTTTGTCACGGTTAATTAAAAAAGAAAAGCTAAAGGAAAAAGCGGCCAGCTTTACCGGCAAGGCAAAAACCGAAAAAGAAATACAATTAAGCAAGGTACAGGAACAAATTCAGAGAAAACTGGGGACTAAAGTTCAGATAGAGTATTCAAGTGGTCAGGGTTGTTTGAGTATTCATTTTTCCACAGACGAACAACTTAA contains these protein-coding regions:
- a CDS encoding ParB/RepB/Spo0J family partition protein, which produces APTATNINQGVLFVSVEWIRPNKNQPRDIFNDEALQALSQSIKVQGILQPIVVRSCGERAFEIIAGERRWRAAQKAGLSKVPVIVKEANDKHSAELALIENIQREDLNPMEEAEALQKLLNTQGVTQQVLADRLGKNRASLANLLRLLNLDTEVRKLLRENKLSLGQAKLLLSLEGLGLQKRFAYLAVKKDLSVQALSRLIKKEKLKEKAASFTGKAKTEKEIQLSKVQEQIQRKLGTKVQIEYSSGQGCLSIHFSTDEQLNNIVQSLVGLK